The genomic window ggtgggtgattctggagctgctgctgcccctggaagGGAGGGTTGGGTgattctggagctgctgctgcccctggaagGGAGGGTTGGGTgattctggagctgctgctgcccctggaagGGAGGGTTGGGTgattctggagctgctgctgcctctggagcgGAGGGTTTGGGTGattttggagctgctgctgcctctggagggGAGGGTTGGGTgattctggagctgctgctgcctctggagggCAGGCTTGGCCCCGCAGGGCTCTCCCCACGCTGACCCCGGCTCTCCCCGTGCAGCAGTGGCAGATGACGGTCGGAGTGAGCGAGGACAGCGGgctcttctcctgctccatctggAGGTGTGTCCTGAGCACAGCGGGGCAGGGACAAGGACCCTGCAGGGATTtacacctgggcagggagggttttcctctgccagggatgctctgggggtTTTTGGTGCAGCTGTTGGTTTATCAATTCTCTGttcccctctcccctgctcTGCACAAAGCTATAAGAGATCCAGAGGTGGCtgtgggggcagggagggagccagGAATCCTtcactcctctcctcctcctcctcctctgcaccTCTGTGCCGATGACAAAGgttctgctttcttctttcaggCCCCAAGGGAAGTCTTATCTCTTCTTTACCCAGTTTAAAGCTGAAGTGAAAGGAGCCAAGATAGAGCATGCCATGGCTTATGTAAGTCCCAGCTGATCCCGGGGAAGCAGGAGTGTGGGAGGCTGCTATAAAACATGAATTAGACATGGAAAACATTTATTAGACATCTGTGCCATAAAATGTGCTCCATCACGTCCCTAATTAGAGGCTGGTGGCAGgcagagaggggctgcaggtgggcagcctgctccattgtgttcctgcCCTCAGTCACAGCATTTGCTGGGAGGGGGCTCCAAAGGCACCAGGGCACAAAGGGAGTCTTGGATTGCCTCAACAAATTGCATGTGACAAAGCAAATGAAACCTCTGCTGGTGTTTTTGTCTGGCTCATTCTTCCATTTCCCAGTTTCCAGGGGTGAGGCTTTCACTCACCCCAAGGACATGAGTCTGTGGTTTAATAGGACATAGAAAAACAGACAGAGACTTTCCTTCAGACTTCCTTTGTGCACTTAATTCTTTCCCTGCATGTAAATCTCAAACCCCTTCATTTTCAGTTGGTTTGAATTCTGTGACCTGTTGGATTGCCTCAGCCTCtcacccttccttccttccttcctgtttcAGTCTCAGGCTGCTGCGGGTGCCCTGAACGACATCCCCTTAAAACAGGAGGAGTTTGGAGTCACTGAAACCACAGGTGTGTGCCTGAGGGGCTGTgagagaggggctgggctgggggacacgCCAGGCAGCAGTTTATCTCCAATCCTGGTGGCAGTGCCATGGAGCTGGGGTACAGTGCTCTCAATCCACCACTGGCAGCTGGATTTTGTGGGTCCATCCCAGTTAAATCCCTGGCTAAGGAGGGGtttctccccagcctggcatgTGCAGGAGTGGGAaaagcagtgcccagcaccctgggAAGGGCTCAGTGGGGCTGTTttgttcctgcttttccatctgCTGACCCTGGGCTgtcctctctgtctctctgcagtGTCTCACAGGGAAGGCAAGTTCCGTTTCGAGCTGTCCAAGCTGATGATTGTGGCAAAAACCCCCCGTGACGAGCTGTGAGGCCaggccagccctgggcaggggccaTGGCCACGCCAGCACGGCAGGGAAGGCATTTCCTGCTTACCTGCAGGGCTTTTCTTTTGGTTGACCAAACCTTTTATGTTTTCCATACTGCAATGTGCTGGGGACCGACACGAGTGGGGGCTtggagggctggggacagattTGTTCTGCCTTGTGTCAGAGTAACACCCCAGGAGGCTCCTGATCCTCCTGTGCCCCTTCCTGCttggctgagctgctgagcagggcagagctccctgcaaaGGGGCTCCTTATCTGCCTGCCTGGGaagagcagtgcagggagatAAGGGGCTGGACTTAAGCAGGGCTTGCTAAAGGGAGGTTTTAACTCTGTAGTCCCTGGAGGGGAGATGGGATTGCTCTCTCCACCAGCGTGACAGGAGGAAATAATTCAttcagggggagggagggagggaggggattggCCAAAGCTCTGACTCCGTGGtgagtgtggggctgggctgggggaaggcagagcagctTATTCTGACACAATCAGGAATCAATCCAGGCAACACTTCCACCTGTCAGCACAACCACGGGACTATTTTATACCTACAGAAAAGTGATCTTTTTCTTATCCAGAGTAATAACAGGGAATGTGCAATTCCTTTCCTGTGTAAATACAGCACCAATAAAGTAATAAAGCATCGTGCTCTGGCCTGAAGCTGCTCTGTTctgtccctcctcccctctccagctGTGTGGACCTTTGTTGCTGCTtggccaggaggagctgaggtgtCTCACAGGAATTTGGGGGCTGCAGAGGGTTTAGGGGGATTTTCCAGctgacacagacacacaccttGGGAACAGCAAAGCATTTCTGGCTGGGCATtcctcagccccatcccaccacaCCTGCCTGGGATTCCCAGCTCTGGTTCCTGCCCTCCTGAGGGACCAGCACCTCCTGGGCTCCTGCTGTTCTCCGCATCCCCTTGTGAATGGGCTTTGCCCCCACCCAAGCTGTGTCACACAATTAT from Molothrus aeneus isolate 106 chromosome 27, BPBGC_Maene_1.0, whole genome shotgun sequence includes these protein-coding regions:
- the MYDGF gene encoding myeloid-derived growth factor, which gives rise to MAAPSGRSGGRAWAALVPAALLCLAARAAAGPGTAPEAASSTAEFDVRPGGEVHSFSRSLGDYSCSFTYSAQGGTNEQWQMTVGVSEDSGLFSCSIWRPQGKSYLFFTQFKAEVKGAKIEHAMAYSQAAAGALNDIPLKQEEFGVTETTVSHREGKFRFELSKLMIVAKTPRDEL